The Acidobacteriota bacterium sequence AGAAAATACCATGCGACGCATCGCCCTCTTGTTGTTGCTGAGTTTTATCAAGCATCCCGTTTCGCCGGATGTCTTGCCGAAAAGCATTCATCGCCACTCCGAACCAGGCGTCAGAACGATGCAAACTCAGGAGCCGAAACTCGTTCGCCCCAATCAGATCAGCGAACTGCCTGCCGCCGAAGCCCTGCAAAAAGCGCGGCTGTTGTTCCTTCGCCCGCGCTCATCGTTTTTTGACAAGGACAAATTGGAACGTGAACTCCTTAAACGCAAAGAGTTTGGCGAAATGGGCTTAGAAATCACGCGCAGCGTCAATAATGCCGACTTGGTGCTGGAAATCACGCGCAAACGATTTACGACGCGTTTTACCTGCAACGTGATTGAGCCAATGACTCAACGCGTCCTGACCGGAATTACTGCAAGCTCTCTTGGTGGGGAAATCGAACCTCATTTGGCTGACGCTCTTGTCAAGGAGTTCAAGGCTAAGCGAGCTAAACCTGCAACCGAAGAGAAAAAGCTGGAATAGAAACAAAACATCGCGCAGCCTGATGCGTCAGGACTGCGCGATATTTGGAAATCAACGCTACCGAATCGGAAAGCTACTTCAGTACGATGTTCAGCTTGTCCATTTTTTGTTTGGCGGCCAGCGGGCGTTGCGCCGGAGTCGGTTCGACATCCGGTTCGCGCCATTTGTTGCCGAGCAGGTATTCCTTGTCTTTGACCATTTCGCCGGGCGTGTAAACAGCCCACTCGAAGTTGTGGCCGTGGTTAATGGCGTCGGTCGGACAGGCGTCTACGCAAAATCCGCACAGAATGCAGCGGCCATAATCAATCTGGTAAACCTTGGCATAGCGGTGATCCATGCCGATGCGCTCG is a genomic window containing:
- a CDS encoding NADH-quinone oxidoreductase subunit I yields the protein MSVTLSHIPTKKETVCYPEEAVTIYRRFRGEHFLDVNEDGKERCVSCFLCAAACPADAIYIEGAEDPRPYAERIGMDHRYAKVYQIDYGRCILCGFCVDACPTDAINHGHNFEWAVYTPGEMVKDKEYLLGNKWREPDVEPTPAQRPLAAKQKMDKLNIVLK